Below is a window of Rhodoglobus vestalii DNA.
GCGCAAGTCGCTGCGAGTGGCCATAGCCATAGCAATATTCCTTAATTCATTGGAGGCTGTGCGGTCTCTCACCGCAGACGCTGCGCAGAAAATTTCGGCAGCAGATCGGCGGCCTTATGCCACCGGGTAAAGATCATGGGAGGTCGCAAGAGATCGTTCAGAGTACCCTGCTCCACCAGTTTACCCTGTTTGACAAGATTTATCGTCGATCGCGCCCTCAGAAGCCCTAAAGGGTTACGGTTTCCACTCCCACACGTTCCACCACAGGCCGGGGTCTAGTGACGAGAGCGAGATATCTGAGACTCGATCCTGGTCGAAAGCTACGGTTGCTGGATACTGGAATAGTGGCAGTCCGTAGTGGTTCTGCCAGAGTGCGGCATCCGCCTCTGCCAGCAATTCGGTGCGAGCGTCGGCCGCAATCGAGGTGTCATTTGCCTTTTTGAGCAGGGCGTCAACACTGGAGTCGCTGAAATAGTTGAGGTTGGCCTCACCGTTGGTCGTGAACACTCCATGCGCGACGGCAACTCCCGGCCGCGCAGCGTGCCAGCTGAACAGTGCGGCGTCATAGAGGCCGGGCTCGCCGAGCGTTTCTCGCCAATCTTCGGTGGAGCAGTCACTCACAACAAAACCGGCAGCTGCAGCAGACGCTGTGATGAGTTCGAACTCGGTCACGCGCATCGGATCACCAGCCGCATAAAGCACGCACACGGCTGGCGCGGTCACGCCCGCTTCGACCAGAAGCTCTTGGGCGCCCGCGATGTCTACCCCGGCGAACTCCTCTGAGCCATTGACTGAGGTCACACTGCGGTAGCCGGGGTCATTGGGTGCAAAGAGAAACGAGTCTCGATCCGAAGCGAGCGGCTGACTGTCGACGAGTGCAGCTAACGCGATTTCTCTGCGCGGTACCGTCTTCAGGAATGCCTCACGCACGAGAGGGTTATCGAATGTGCCGTTCTTTGACTCCGCAAATTGCAGGTCGAGGTGTTCGAAGCTGTCGGTTACCCCATCAATTATGGTCGCGTCCATAGTTTCGAGCGCCCCTCGAACCTCTGTGCCCATTTTCGGCCGCGCGATCTGCACGGCACCAACAAGAAGAGCTTGAGCTTGCGCGAGGGGGTCGCTCATAAAGCGAACCGTGATCTCTTGAAAAGTGGGTTGACGGCCGCCGTCATAGTTTTCGTTGGCGCGCAGTGTCACATACTGATTGGGGATAAACGCAGACACGACGTATGGCCCGTTCGAGACAACCAGAGCTGTGTTCGCCGGCATTGACTGAAAATTGAATACTGTGTTCCACGTTCGCGCGATCGCCGCGAGAGAAGTCTTGTCATCCTGGGTAATTGCGGCATACACGCGCTCTTTTGCCTTGAGGGCGTCGTCGCTGGCGAACGACATCGTGCCGACAACGTGCGCGGGCTTCGCGGCGGATCCGACACCGAAAAATGCACTCTCCCAATCCGCAAATGGTTCATCAAAGACGAGAGTCAGCGACATCCGATCGCGGCTCACCTGAGGCAACTCAGTCACTAATTCGATGCCGGTGTTCTCTGCCGCACCCGAATCGAAGAGCACCCGATTGTCGGCGCGGTCGAGTGGTGCTCCCGTCTCCGGGTCAACGGTGGTTGACGCGTCGGCCCCCGAGGCGTTGAGGGCACCGGATGTCGCGGCCCACTCTAAGAGAAGGTCAACAGCGTCAACGGCGGTGCCGTCTGACCAGCGCACACCGTCTGCGACCGTGTACGTCACGGTGAGTGGATCATCTGACACTTTCTCGTAGCGCCCGAAAGACTCGTCTCTCACCAGCTCTGAGTTGTCGTTAAAATAGGTGAACCCGGTGCCGGTGGCGTACGCAATAGCGGCGTTGGTTTCGCTACCGCCGTAGGATGTGCCCGGGTTGCCAGAGGTGTAGGGCTGAGTGACGGCAACGGTCAACTCCGACCCATCAATGATCCTCGAGCCCTGAGGCACGCAACCAGCAA
It encodes the following:
- a CDS encoding ABC transporter family substrate-binding protein; its protein translation is MSATRIMAIIAVATGAAIVLAGCVPQGSRIIDGSELTVAVTQPYTSGNPGTSYGGSETNAAIAYATGTGFTYFNDNSELVRDESFGRYEKVSDDPLTVTYTVADGVRWSDGTAVDAVDLLLEWAATSGALNASGADASTTVDPETGAPLDRADNRVLFDSGAAENTGIELVTELPQVSRDRMSLTLVFDEPFADWESAFFGVGSAAKPAHVVGTMSFASDDALKAKERVYAAITQDDKTSLAAIARTWNTVFNFQSMPANTALVVSNGPYVVSAFIPNQYVTLRANENYDGGRQPTFQEITVRFMSDPLAQAQALLVGAVQIARPKMGTEVRGALETMDATIIDGVTDSFEHLDLQFAESKNGTFDNPLVREAFLKTVPRREIALAALVDSQPLASDRDSFLFAPNDPGYRSVTSVNGSEEFAGVDIAGAQELLVEAGVTAPAVCVLYAAGDPMRVTEFELITASAAAAGFVVSDCSTEDWRETLGEPGLYDAALFSWHAARPGVAVAHGVFTTNGEANLNYFSDSSVDALLKKANDTSIAADARTELLAEADAALWQNHYGLPLFQYPATVAFDQDRVSDISLSSLDPGLWWNVWEWKP